GTCACCAATTTCGCCTCCGCGAGGGGGGAAACTTCGAAGGCCCTCCCATCCGAAGACGATggaccttcacagcttcggggactactgtcggggggatgaaccccagGCAGGCAACAGAACCCGAATCCTTTTAAAAAACAACGGGGTCAGCCCCTCAATCCGGCTCGCACTcggccgggtcgctcgacccggccaaaCTCTTCAATCCAGCCAGACTCCTCAACTCGGCCCCAACAACCAAATCAAGACTTCCCCAACAAGCCAGCTCCACCCTTGGCGTGTTATCCAACTCGGCCGAGGGTCAGCGGCCGTCCCATCCCGgccgtacgatgggacgagtctccaccaactgatgaccaaagccacagtgccccgcccatgcctctggtcagccgggcgaggcaacagtgcccccaccCACTCactgaccagggccggcgtggcaaTAGTGCAATCATCGTCGCCCATGACGCCAGCAAGCGGCGACCAGACGGAGCGCCACTGTAGCTGACtcgactcggccacgccctgacgatcgacaagacggcgcacagtGCCCCTAGGCGCATGGGGCCGGCGCCCGGGGAACCCGGCGAGGCCTGGCACCCGGCGGGTCCCAGCGCCGGGCTTCCTGGACACTGACAACCCGGCGCTACGGCCTTGTAACATTAGCATTGTACCCCTGGagggttgacctataaaaccccccaggagccctcatgcatacgggcaATGCACTCATCCATCCACCCACTCACACACCTAGCCAGCAACACCCGAGGAGAGGGAGTCGTCTAAGCCTTGGCTAGCCTcccttcttcctccatacagctctaggagcaagtCTGTACTGATACATatcaactacactcggcaggactaggggtgttatctctccggagagccccgaacctgggtatgtcttgcgtgccacgctcgctcatgccgacatcgcctctggagcccactaGTGCCCTAGAGCCTCCTCCTATATTTAGCCATCCCATGACATCTGCCGTGCacccaccacgacagttggcgcccaccgtggggcagctcgAGGTCATGGCCGGGAGCATGCTTCAGACGGGGCTCCTCTCCGACTCCGACGAGCCCGTCACACTGGCGGACGACATCATCAACGTGCTCGCCGCCTCCTTCGCCACGCTGCGCATCTCTGGCGCGCCTGCGACCGACGAGTACCCCATCGAGGTATTTGACTTTTccgactccccccttttcctcgGCGACGGCACTCCCGCCGGGGCGATGGACCTCTGCGTGGAGGTCTTCGTCACCGACACTGGCGCCACTTCCTCGTCCAGCATGGCGAGGAAGGCCGCCGAAGCCAGGGCCACAGCGGAGCGGGCCAGCCCGCCCAACCCGCTGCGCGCCACGATACAGAGCCTTCGCGTTCCCATCGGCACCGACATCGATGCCTCCAACATCGCCGAGGCCCGGACTCACCTCGACGAGGACCGCCAGCGCCTGCTGGACCTTACCAAGACGCTCGCTGCCACGCAGTGCCGCCTCGACTCCGTCCAGCTAGAGCGCAACCCCGCCTACAACTTCATGCCAGACGAGCCCGAGCCAAGCCGGGTCGCCGACGTGCGGGCCTGGGGTGGCGCGATCGGGCGCGCCCTCGGCGCCGTCCCTCCCGTCTACGAGACTCCCGTGAAGAACATGCGCGCTGCCCAGGCGGTCACGGTCGGCCTGGACCAGCTCACAGGCGAAGAGCTGAAGGACCGCCTCAAGAGGGTGAACGACCTCCTCGCAGCAGCAAACGCGCAGAAGGATCGCCTCAACCAACTCGCCAAGCCGGCCGGATCCGGCTCCGCCCGCGTCGCTGGACCCGGGACATCTAGCACACTGCGTCTTTACCACCTGGCGAGGCACACTCCGGCCGCACCCAAACCCCGCGCAACCCCACCCCGACGTCTGCCGGCGGTTTGGGCGACGAGCCGGCCTCGCAGGCCCGACGCAGACTCGACCCTCTGCTCCAACCCAGCCGACTCCCGACTGCAGGCGACCCGGCCCCCCGCGGCGCGGTCACCGACTCGCTGGGCCCGTGTGCCATCAACGACACCGACGCCCGTCACCGCCTCGACCAACTCGCCCTCTCCCAAGAGCTGGAGGAGACCCGTCCCGTTGGACCGGCGTGCTTCGGGCCACGCATCCGGGGTGAGCCCTTtaccaaagggttcacgctctgCCGCGACACCCCCAAGTAAAACGGcaccgtgaagccggaggactggctcaccgactacaccaccGCCATCGGCATCGCCGGCGGTAACCGCCACCTCGCCGTGCGATATGCGCCCCTCATGCTCCAGGGCTCGGCCCGCacctggttgaacagtctgccggAGGGCAGCATCAATGCATGGGTCGAGTTCGAGCAAGCCTTCATGCGCAACTTCACCGGCACATACAAGCGAACCGGCCGCTCTAGTcagctcgccatgtgcgtgcaGGGTCCTGCGGAGACCGGCCGCGAGTACCTCACACGTTGGACCGAGCTCCGGAACAGCTGTGAGGGCGTCCACGAAGTCCAAGCCATACAATACTTCATCAAGAGGTGCCGGgacggcaccctcctcaagcacaagctcttgcgctccgagccggccaccatggccgcgctcatggtgacggcggacaagtacgccaacgccgactccgccatgaagatccaaGTGGCGCTGGATGAAGCCGGCAAAGCTAAGCCGGTCCCCCCTCGAAGCCAGCCGGCAAAAGAAGCCGGCAACAGCACAACCAgcagaacaacaagcgcaaggccgaccaaCCGGCCCAGCGCTACGACAACCGGCTCGTCGCGGCCGCCGAGCAGGCGCCCACGGCCGACCCGGCCGCCAAGCGCCGGCAGACCAGCAAGACGGCGTGGCAACCCGCCATGAGTTTCGAGGAGATGCTCGACGCTCCCTACAAGCACCACAGCGGCGTGAGGCCGTCCACGCACACGCTCCGTCAGTGCGCCATCACCAATCGCATCATGAGAGGCGACGTCCCGCCTCCTCCGGCCCCGGCTCCGGGAGCGGGGCAGCCGCCTCCACTCCCTCCTACACCGCCAGCTGGCGGCGCGATGCGCGACGGCACCTACCCGGCCCAGAACGcgacctacgtcgtcttcaccagcctcggcgacgacaagtgcagcgagcgcctccttcggcaggaggtgaacaccgtcaTCCCGGCCAAGACGGAATACATGCACTGGTCGGAGCGCCCAGTCACCTGGACTCGGGAGGACCACCCGGCCATCATGCCGAACCCGGGTGGCTACACCCTCGTCCTCGACCCCACCATCATCACGCCTCGGTGCACGTGCAAGTTCTCCCGGGTTCTCATTGACGGCggcagcaacatcaacatcctctaccgcgacaccatgaccaagctcggcctcgAGGCCAAGGACTTGGAACCGACCCAGACGGTCTTCCGCGGCATCGTTCCCGGCCTCTCCTGCCCCCCGATCGGCCGGGTCCGGCTCGACGTCCTGTTCGacgacagcagccacttccgACGCGagccgatctggttcgaggtggtggacgcGTACCATGCACTGTTGGGCCGCCCCGCGGTCGCAAAATTCATGGCGGTTCCCCACTACGCCTACTTGAAGATGAAGCTGCCGGGTCCAAAGGGCCTCATCACCGTCACCGGCGACTACCGCAACTCCATAGAGTGCACCCGAGATGGCGCCAAGCTGGCCGAGTCGCTGGTCGTAGCCGAGGAGCAGCGCCAGCTCGACCGGATCATCGCCTTGGCCCAAGAGGCGCCGGCCGCGCCGATCCCGGCCAAGGAGCCTGCCGACGAGGCCGTgttcaagccctccaaggagaccaagaaggtgaagctgaacccggaggaccccagctgcagcaagtacgttCTCGTGCGCAcccgcctcgacagcaaataggaaggcgagctcgtcgacttcctccgtgagaatcgggatattttcgcatggaccccaaaggacatgccgggtatccTGAGGAAGTACGCCGAGCAAAAACTCCACGTCCGCAAGGACACCAAGCCCGTCCATCAACCCCTGCGACGTTTTTCTGAAGAGAAGAGAAGGACCATCGGTGAGGTGGTCACCAAGCTTTTGGCGGCcgacttgatcatggaagtgtttcaccccgagtggctggccaacccattcctcgtcctgaagaagaacaagacctggcgcatgtgtatcgactacaccagcctgaacaaggcctgcacCAAAGACCCGTTCGCCCTCCCACGAatcgaccaagtcatcgactccactgccgggtgcgagctcctgtccttcctggatgcttactccggctatcaccagatcaagctggacccggccgacgccctgaagacgtccttcatcacgccctttggggcgtattgctacatcaccatgtcatTCGGCTTGAAGAACACCGGCACCACCTTCTAGCTCTGCATGCAGAAGTGCTTGCTGCCGCAACTCGGCCGCAATATCCACGTCTAcgtggacgacatcgtggtgaagaccaagcagctCCTCACGCTCCTCGACGACCTAAGGAGACCTTCGCCAATCTGCGTGAGTACAaggtcaagctcaacccggagaaatgcgttttcggcgtcccggccggaaagctactcggcttcctcgtctcggagcacggcattgaggcaaacccggagaaaatcaaggccatcgagcgcatacgcaagccggctcggctgcgcgatgtccagaagttcaccggctgcttggcccctgtcagccggtttctcagcaggctgggcgagagggccttgcccctatatcagctgatgaagaagacgatgccATTCTAGTTGAACAACCAGGAGGACGAGGCTTTCCGGGatctcaagcgcatgctctccgCCGCACCGGTCCTGGCCGCACCGGCTGAGAAGGAGCCGCTGTTGCTTTATATCGCTGCAACCTCACAGTCGGTCAGCACGGTGAtggtggtcgagcgaccagagaagggcAAGGTCCAAGCCGTCCAACGCCCcgtctactacctgagcgaggtgctatccgcctcgaagcagaactacccgcactaccagaagatgtgttacggcgtgtacttcaccgccaagaagctgaagcagtaCTTCCAAGAGCATGCCGTCGCCGTGGTCAGCACGGCCCCTCTCGGAGAAATCATCGGGTGCCGGGATGGCTCTGGCCGGATCGCCAAATGGGCGCTCGagctagccggccacaccatcctctacgagccccgcacTACGATCAAGGCCCAAGctttggccgacttcctcgtcgactggaccgagacccagtacctgtcGTCACCGCCGAACTCGACGCACtggcgcatgcacttcgacggctcgaAGATGCGACTCGGCCTGGGGGCCGGCATCGTGCTGTCCTCCCCCAAGGGCGAccagctcaagtacacgctgcagatccacttcgctgcctccaacaacgtcgccgaatATGAAGCCTTGCGCAcggcctccggcttgccaaggaactcggcatccggcgcatcctgtgctatggcgactcggacatGGTGGTGCAGCAGAGCTCTGGTGAGTGGGACGCCCACGActccaacatggcaagctaccgcttcctcgtccagaagcTGTCTGGATTCTTCGCGGGCTGCGAGTTCTTCCACATCTCGCACGCAGAGAACGAGGAGGCCAACAAGCTTGCCAAGATCGCATCGTCCCGGTAGTCCGCCCCGTCCGGCGTCTCCCTCGAGCATCTACACAAACCGTCCATTAAGCTGTCTCCGGACTCTGAGTCCATCCACATCCCAGCCGACCCGGCCGCGCCTCGACCCGGCCCGAGGACTGCTCCAGCCGACCCGGCCGCGCCTCgacccggcccagggactgctCCAGCCGACCCGGCCGCgcctcaacccggcccggggactgctccagccgacccggccgcgcctcaacccggcccggggactgctccaGCCAACCCGGCCACGCCTCAACCCAGCCCGGGGGCTGTCGAACCCAGCCCGGGGGCTGCCGTACCCAACCCGGGGGCTGCTGAACCTGGCTCGGGGGGCGCCGCCCCAAAGCCCGAAATGGTGGTCGTCTTCGCCATGGCGACGGCACCGTCCTAGGCCCTGCCCATCTCGGAGTTCCTGCAGAACGGGGTCCTCCCCATGGACGAGACTGAAGCTCGGCAAGTGCAGCGCCACGCGTCCTcctacagcatcatcaacaaTGAGCTCGTCAAGTGCAGCTCCACCGGCGTATTTTcagcgctgcgtcgagcaagAAAAGGGCATTTAGATTCTCCTCGACATACACCAGTGCGAGTGCGGGCACCACGCCGGCTCACggtccctggtggccaaggctttccgccatggtttctactAGCCCACGGCCCTCGAAGACGTAGAGTCGCTCATCCTGAAGTGCGAGGGATGCCAGCGCTTCAGCAAGCGCAGCCACCAGCCGGCGTCGGCACTCCGGACGATCCCGATCGCctggccattcgcggtctggggactcgacatcGTGGGACCCTTCAAGACCGCTCGAGGCGGCATGACACATTTGCTGGTGgcggtggacaaattcaccaagtggatcgaagcaagaCCGATCAAGAAGCTGGATGGGCCAACGGCCGTCCGATTCATCAAAGACATCGCGATGCGCTACGGCATGCTGAACAACATCATCAcggacaatggcaccaatttcgccaagggcgcgctcgcgcaatactgctccgtctccggcatccgcctcgacctAGCTTCCGTTGCGCACCCGCAGTCCAACGGCCAGGTCAAGCGGGCTAACGGCCTCATCCTATCCGACATCAAACCGCGACTCGTCGAGTCGCTCATCCGTTCACCCGGTAGTTGGCTTGACGAGTTGccagccgtcctctggagtctccgCACCACGCCAAACAGGTCGACCGGGttcaccctgttcttcctcgtctacggagcagaagccaTCATCCCGACTgacgtcgagttcgactcgccgcgCGTCATGATGTACACGGAAGCCAAAGCCAAGGAAGCTCGCGAAGACGGCTtcgacctgctcgaagaagcACGTATCCTAGCGCTGAGTCGCTGCGCCATCTACCAGGAAGGCTTGAGGCATTACCAcagcaagaaaatcaagccccTCGCTTTCTGAGAGGGAGacctcgtccttcggctcgtccAAAAATAGACCGGCCAACACAAGTTGTCCTCCCCATGGGAGGGCCCTTTCATCGTCAGCCAGGCCTTGTGCAACCGCAACGcgtactacctcatcgacgcccCCAAGTCAAACAAGTGCAAGAGGGACACCGCCGGCGAAGAAACAACCCGGCCATGGAATACAGAGCTCCTCCGCCCGTTTTATAGTTAGCCGTGTGCATGTATGTATCGCTGACTTTTCTAATCATCTGAAAACTATGGGATCCTTGAACGACGCTCGGGGGCTGCCCTTTTGCGACGAAGCTTTTGTGTCTCCTACATTTGTGCATTGCTTTCCTCTTAAACCAGCCCGACCACCGGGTCGACTCGCTCGAcccgggggctcgggggctggccgaCTTGGCCACCCGCCATTCTCCTTAGCGGCTCCTGACGCGTTGGATCGCCACGGCCTCTCACTTCGCCGTAGTCCGCAGAACCAGCGTCGGCTATTGGCCAGCAGGCACATGAGACCAAAAGCACCAGCACACCA
This sequence is a window from Aegilops tauschii subsp. strangulata cultivar AL8/78 chromosome 7, Aet v6.0, whole genome shotgun sequence. Protein-coding genes within it:
- the LOC141027246 gene encoding uncharacterized protein: MDETEARQVQRHASSYSIINNELVKCSSTGSNGQVKRANGLILSDIKPRLVESLIRSPGSWLDELPAVLWSLRTTPNRSTGFTLFFLVYGAEAIIPTDVEFDSPRVMMYTEAKAKEAREDGFDLLEEARILALSRCAIYQEGLRHYHSKKIKPLAF